CAAACTACGGGATCGTGGAGAAGGTGGAGAGGGGAATGCAAGGTCGTTGATCCCATGATAGTCAACTACGTTAAGAGCGTGGGAAGTAGTGGACACTAGCGCGTCAAGTGCGATACGTTATGAGACTCCCTGTCCTTCAAGATCATGTAAAACCTTTAAGAGCCCCATTGGGGAGGACTAACTCTGCCCTCTCAAGTAGACCAGGAACAAACAACTAGCTGAACGTGGCCCCTTTACGTTACTGACTCCGGCACCGTTGTCTGGCGGTTGTTTGTCGCTAACACCTCCTCGCGAATTATGAGTAGCGTTAGAAGCATTGCTTACAAACGTCTTTTAATTAGCCTCTCCTTCGTAAAGTCCTACTCACGTCCACGAGCTAGAAAGACCCTCAGTCCTTTAACAACTTCGGAGTAAGGTCAGGGTGCACGGCATGAGGAATGGGCTGTAAAAGCGAGGACAGTCTGGCCCCTGTGAAGACCTACGTGTGCACATACTGGGTCTTGGAGCTTACGTCACGCGTCCAGAGATGCCACGGGGTTAAGGACAAATTATGGACTCGTGAAGCTACGCTGAGGTGGCAGAAAAGAGGACGTAAGAACCCATAGTTGAGTCGTGGTACCTACGATGAACCCCTAGTTCAGACTTTGGAGGGCCTTTGGCGTCGTTCACTAAGGCGCGACCTAACTCAGCGTTACTCAAAGCTTATAAGTATGGGTAACATAGTGGGTAAATATGAAGGAAGAAATCGCAGTCATGGACGAGAGGGGAAGGATCACGATACCGAAGGAGATCAGGGAGAGGATAAAGACGAGGAAGCTGAGGGTAAGGCTTGAGGGGAACAAGATAATCCTGGAGCCTGTGGTTGAGGATCTTCGTAAGTATTACGGCGTATTTAGGAAAGACTTAGGGGACGCAGACGTGGACGAGTTATTGGAGGAATCCCTCTCTGAGTTGATGAGGGATGACATCTAGGTACTTCGACGTCAACGTGTTCGTCTACTACTTGACGGGGGACACGAAAAACGGATCTAAGGCCATGGCTTGGCTCTTCAACACTGACGAGAGGTACACTTCCTCGGTAACTCCCTTCTTGGTCACAGTGGTTCTTGGTAAGGTCCTTGGAAGGTCTTTGAGGAACTACGAGCTCTTGAAGACCGTACTCGACGCCCTCAACTCTATGGGAGTCAAATACCTTGACCTGCCTCCTTGGGAAAAGATAGCGGAGGTTATGCTGAAGTATAAACTGGACGTTGAGGACTCCATACACGTGGCGACGGCAGCGGAAAACGGGCTAGAGATGGTGAGCAACGACGAGGAGCTGAAAAGCAAGGTGAACGCCGTGTTCTAGAGAGTATTAGGAACACGGTGTTTCTAGGTCGAGATGACGCCAGGTTTAAGAACCTTTTATAGCCCTATGCCCCTAATTTTTGCCTCTCTCAGAATACTCAAGGAATCTCTTGTGGATCGCCAGGGCCATTTCTTTGACGGAGATTAAGTCACAACACAGGGTTTAGTCGCCATAGCGTCGGTGTCTAGATGGTACTTTCTCTTCATAATACTTCATGAAATCAAGCACTTCAGTAGCCGGGGAACTCAACGTAATTGTCAGCGTCGAGGTGTGCCGTGACTAAAACCAGTTCGTCGTCCCGGTTTTTGGCGATCACGTACCTTATTTTCGCGCAGGACTTGAAATGTACGATCACCCTCCATCTCTCAACTTCCCCCTTCTCACGTTATGTACTTGGGGTGTCCCCTTAACTCTCTCTAGGAACGAGATCACCTCGGTCCCTAAAGGGTCCACGTCGTTGAACTTTTTCATGTAGTTCCTTATGTCGTTTAGGTGCTCAGAGAAGACCAGCAAGCTTCAACACTTTTTCCGCTGTCCATCACGTCCTTTACCTCTATCTAGAACCTCGACGGCCTGTACAGTTTGTCCATCTCGATTACCACCTCCCCCTCCACGTGAGCCCAGTGCTTAGCTTCGCCCTCCTTTAGGTCAACGCGTATCCAAACGTCCTCTGCGTGGACCCTAGACATGGCCCTTATCCTAGAAGCCTCTGACAGAAGCTCCTCTGGGGTTAAGGGTATGTCAATCACGGGTCTACCGCGTTCCTTCAAGTATTTGGCATAGTCCTCTAGAAACTTGGCGTACTTTTCTAACTCTCCTTCTACGTAAGATAGTCTGTTTAAAAAACTATAAAGCTTCTTGAGGAGACTAAAGCGCTCTCAAGTTAGTGACAAAGTTCCTGCGCTAACGTTGACACAGCCACGTGAGAAGCCCGCTTATCGACCGTCATTACTGAGCTTCGAAGTATCCTAGCCCCCATGGAAATGTCAAACCCATTAAAAATGCGAACTGTTGTCATTAAAGTTAAGGCAGAGGAGATTTCCAGTGACACACTATCGTCTTACTGCTCCTCTTCTATTACCTGAGAAGTGATCACTATAGCTCCCTCCTTTTCAGCCTCCTCTTTGACGTCCTTCTCGATGTAGTTTGACACGATGAAGAACTTCACCGGCTTCTTGTAGATGGCGGAAAACAGCTTTACCCTGTTCCTCATCTGCTCCAAGACCCCCTCGTCAGCGTAGTTCTTCACCTCGAACACGTAGACGTAATCGTCGGTCTCGTAAAAGTCCACTTCGAACTCCTTGTCCTTGTCCACTACGCCTATGGTGTCCTTTATCTTTCCGTGTTTGACGTTGCTTGGGTCTACGCCGTGGAGTTTTAACGCCTCTCTATACACGTTCATTATTGCTCTCTCCAGTCCCTTACCAGCCCTGTTGGTAAAGGCTCCTATTTCGGTGCTCAGTTTCAAGATCGCTTTCTGCAACGCCTCTATTGCCCTAGATTGGGTGTCTAATGCCTTCGTGTGCGCCTCAATCACTTCGCCTTGTTTCTCGATCGTCCTCTGCATAGCCTCAATGGCCTTCGTGTGCGCCTCAATCACTTCGCCTTGTTTCTCGATCGTCCTCTGCATAGCCTCAATGGCCTTCGTGTGCGCCTCAATATTTTTCTGAAGATTTTCAATTATTTCCGTATGTTTCTGAGTCACAACATTTAAATTCTTGACCTCGTTTTGCATTTCCCTTATCGACTCTGTGTTGTCCTTGATTGTCTGCAGGATGTTGCTCATTGTCCTGTCGTTCTGGTCCATTTTCTCCCACAAAAGGACTATGTGGTCGGTGTTCCTTTGAACCGCGTTAGTCAGTTCGTTAAGTATCTTGTAGATATCGTCAAATTTGTTCAGGACAATGTCGTTTCTTATCTTCTCGTACAGCATGTTGGCTACTTTTCTGGCGAACTCGTCGTTGCTGACCAAAGCCCTAACGATGTCCTCAGCCATTACTAATTACTCTCCTTTAGCACTTAAATAGTTTATATAAGGGGGTCAGTACTCCGTGCAAAAGCCTATATGCTTTTTATTTTGAGGGTGCACAATGAAGCCTAAGAGCAGTGTAATGTAGGGAAGGGCATCAAATGAAACTCCCCATGTCCTCGTATGGAGTTCAGCTCCCATAGGTGGCATAAGTAGTAGGATAGGGGGAAGGAGGTCGAGGATTAATATCAAATATCATGAAGTCCTATGAAAGATCTACCCCTTATAGAACCCCTAGCTGAAGAACAGGTGGCATGAACTCTCTCCTCCCTTGGCTCGAGAAGTACCGTCTTACTGCTATTGAGTAGTCTTCTAAATACTTTATGGGATTATTGCTTAATACGTGTGGGAAATACCGCTACAGAATAGGAATTAGAGCGAGGATCCGTTTTCATCACTTAAAGTTATGAGCATTATATGGGTCAACGTGTTTGGCTTGTATGAAAGGTCTACAAGGCTCTAACGCTGTTCGGAGAAAGGTTAAGGAAATCTGGGGAAGTGGATGAGAGGAAAAGAAAGTTTTTATGGAATTCTACTGCGCCAAAAGAAGGAGGCCTTGAACAGGATGTTCGGCGCCATTACCGATGAGGAGGTCGAAAATGGAGAAGGTCGCGAGGTTCAGGGAGAACCTTAGGCCGAGGTAGTTAGAACGCGACGGTTGTTGACTTCAACATAATGATAAGGAGAAAGAAGGAGGACCTGGTCGATCTGGACTCCATAAAGGCCTTGAGCTGTAGCGTGGTCACTACCTTGTCTCGCGTCTTCAAGGCGATTAGGTTCGGACACACTACTCCCTGAAGTCAGTGGATTGTTGTCATAGGAGTACTTGCTGTGGGAAGGATAGGCCAACGCGGACTTCACGGGGAGGGCTTCCGCGTCCCGTCTTCTCGTAACGACGTTGGCCTTTCGAGTGTTGACCCCGGCAAGGATATACAGAAGGCCCTTGAGCTCTACCCGAGCGACCTCCTACCTTCCTCCGACGTCTTCAGAGGATTTACCCAACTAAGAATAACCACAACAGTGCTCTTACAGCCTAACCGCTGCACCCCAGCTACCCGCGTGGTGAAGGGCATGATGTGGGCCCGCTAAAAACTAGGCCCCCTCTCCCAACCGTCACCGTGAAAGCAGTGCTCAGCCCTTGTCGTCCTCAAGCAACCACTTCCACAGCGGTACAGCCCTCACCCCCTTTACCTCTCCAGAGTAGTCCCAGGTTATGATCAAGGCGTCGTCTACCTTGAGCTGGGACTTGGCCTCCAGTATCCCCTCCACTTTCCTCTCTTCCACTCTATCCGTGGCATATGTCACTTGGATCAATGTCGTGGGGTTGAAGTTCTTCGCCACAACGAAGTCTATCTCCCTCTTCCCCTTCCAGTAGAACACCTCTTGGTCCTTGAACCCCCTCCTCCTGAGCTCTAAGTACACGGAGTTCTCCATGGCGTGCGAGATCGAGGACTCAAAGCCTAGAGCAGTGACGTACCCGACGTCGATCAAGTATAGCTTCTTTGGGTTTGCCTTCCTCTTCCTCTCGCTCTTCTTGAACTCCTCCACGGGAAACGAGAAGTACGTCTCCCTGGCCATGTTGAACAGCTCCAAGACCGTCTCCTTCCCTACTTTAAGTCCCAATCCTTTCAAGTATGCATAGACGTTGTTCACTGTTATGGGCCTAGCGTAGTTTGAGACCAAGTAGCTGGCGAAGAGCGATGCTATTGTCGGCTTCACCGAGGAAAAGTTTCTGATCACCACGGATTCGAAGTAAGACTTCAACAGCCTGACCTTCTCCCTGTCATCCTTCTCTAGGACTACTGCAGGTAGAGAACCGTAGTGCAGGAACTCCTTGAGAAGGGAGAGTACCCTCCCCCTCTCAGGGGTGTACTCCATTAGTTTGTCGAACCTGAAGCCCTTAAACCTGAGGAACTCCCTGAACGAGAGGGGTAGACCTCGTAGTTAACGCTCCTCCCCCTCAGCTCCTCGGCTATCCTCAGGGGTGTGAGCAGGGAAGAGGAACCGGAGAGGCATACCCTGGAGTTGAGCCTCCTCCTGAACCAGCTCCCATATCCCTCCACGACCTGCACCTCGTCCAGGAGGAGGTACTTCGGTTGCTTTCCTGTAAGCTCAACAAAGACCGTTAAGGCCCTGTCCAGGTCCTCTACCTTAAAGCCCTTAAGTCTGTAGTCCTCGAAGTCGAGGTAAAGCACCTCGTCCTTTGAAGCAAGGCCTCCGTTAATCACATCTTGGATGGTTTGGAAGAGACGAAGGTCTTACCGCTCCTCCTCCCTCCTGTCACCGTTATCACGTAGTCTTTGTCCAGGGGGAGGGAGACGTCCCTCCTTATGACGTTTGGGAGCGGTGAGGTAAGCCACTCTGCTATGTAGCTCCTAAGTCTGTCCTCCACATTATCCGTTAAGGGGACTGAGTAATAAGTCTAATCCAGACCAGTTTTACGTCTCACTTGGTCTGTAAGAGACCAGGTTTTTATACGAAAGTTGAGAAAAACATCTTTC
The Candidatus Aramenus sp. CH1 genome window above contains:
- a CDS encoding type II toxin-antitoxin system VapC family toxin; its protein translation is MTSRYFDVNVFVYYLTGDTKNGSKAMAWLFNTDERYTSSVTPFLVTVVLGKVLGRSLRNYELLKTVLDALNSMGVKYLDLPPWEKIAEVMLKYKLDVEDSIHVATAAENGLEMVSNDEELKSKVNAVF
- a CDS encoding DUF4143 domain-containing protein gives rise to the protein MEYTPERGRVLSLLKEFLHYGSLPAVVLEKDDREKVRLLKSYFESVVIRNFSSVKPTIASLFASYLVSNYARPITVNNVYAYLKGLGLKVGKETVLELFNMARETYFSFPVEEFKKSERKRKANPKKLYLIDVGYVTALGFESSISHAMENSVYLELRRRGFKDQEVFYWKGKREIDFVVAKNFNPTTLIQVTYATDRVEERKVEGILEAKSQLKVDDALIITWDYSGEVKGVRAVPLWKWLLEDDKG
- a CDS encoding AAA family ATPase, which codes for MINGGLASKDEVLYLDFEDYRLKGFKVEDLDRALTVFVELTGKQPKYLLLDEVQVVEGYGSWFRRRLNSRVCLSGSSSLLTPLRIAEELRGRSVNYEVYPSRSGSSSGLRASGSTN
- a CDS encoding AbrB/MazE/SpoVT family DNA-binding domain-containing protein, producing the protein MKEEIAVMDERGRITIPKEIRERIKTRKLRVRLEGNKIILEPVVEDLRKYYGVFRKDLGDADVDELLEESLSELMRDDI